Within the Planctomycetota bacterium genome, the region TTTCGAAATACTGGAAGAATTCTTTGTCAAAATCGCTTAAACTTTTACCGAGGCATTCCTGGAAAACGACATCCTGTTTTTTACGTTCTCCGAACCCCTTGAGCATGGCAATTATTTTATCCATCCCGTATTTATTATAAATATATTCTATAACAATCGAGCTTAAAAGGTAAGTATGGAGGAGGTCGAATCCCTTTTTCTGTGTGAAGCTTTCCATGTGTTGAAGTTTGCCGGATTCATACGCCTGGTAAATTGGGGTTTCCAGCGTGCGCGCCCAGTTGGGGTTGATGAGTTTTTCAGACCAGACCGAACATCCCTCGGTAAACCAGCGGGGGACTCGGAACTTGCTTAATTGCAGGGTGATGATGTGCTTGAATTCGTGAACAGTTACCGTGCCCCAATGGAAACGCTTGCGCAGTTTTTCCTGGACTTCCGGAGAATATACCAGGAATGTCTTGGCAAAGCACACGCCCAGCGCGAAATCGACTCCCGGCAACCCCGTCATCCTTACGGAGAAATCATTCATGCTTGGGAAGACCTCACAAAGAAGAGGCGGTTCCGGTTTGAATTTATATAAATCCGTGAATTTCTTATACGCTTTTTCCAGTAGTTCGGTCATATACGGGGCTAACATCTCCGCTTCGGACTTGTTCAATTTAATAGTAAAGTGTTCGGTTTTGATTTCAACGAACTCCGCTTTTATTGCGTCGAGCAGTTTCAATGTGTTTTTTACCGTCGGATGGAACGGGTCGCGGTTGTGAGCTTCTTCCAAAAGTTTTATCGCTTCTTCTTCTGCCTCTGGTCCGCATTTCAATCCGTTAAGGCCCAGTGCAATATAACCCGCCCATAATTGCGGGTCAAGCTCAACCGCTTTCTTATAAAACGGCTGGGCATCCAGGTATAACATGCGGAACATGCTCGCGCAGTTGTTACCGAGAATGTAATAAAACAGCGCCGGTTTGGGGTTTATTTTAATGATTTCAGCACAGGCCTTGTCGAATTCCTTGATGTCGTTATTAAGGTAATAAATGCTCGCCTTGGTGGCGTTAAAAGAAATAGAATTCGGATTGATTGCCAACGCTTTATCGATTGACTTTAATGCCTCATCGGGTTGCTCTTCCGCAAGGTTAGCGAGCGCCAAAAGCTCTAATGCCTCCGGGTAATTCGGGTTGATGGCTAACAGCTTTTCCAGGATGGCTTTGGTCGTTTCCGGGCTTTCCATGAACTGGCAGTAAGCCATGCCGAGGATTGCTTGCGGGTATTCGGGATTTATTTTCAGGGCGGATTGGAAACAATTAATCGCTTCCGGGATATCGTCTTTATCCAGGTAGCAGGTTCCCCAGAATGTGTAGAGGCGCGGATTTGCTTTATCAAGCTCTTCCACCGAAGGCAGGACAAAGTTATTGACGAAATGGAAGGTGTTCAAATCACCATTGCGGGTCGCAAACATCCACAAGCCTTCTGCCAGCGTGATAAGGTCATCCGCCGAAGTGAGTTTCTGGATATCTTGTTCCGTAAGCTTGGTAAATACTTCCGCTTCCTTTTCCGTTTCGGCATATTTGCCGGTTTCCATGTAAAGCTTGCATCGCAACAAGCGCGCCTTTAGGTTATTCGGGTCAGTTTTCATAATCGCGTCCAGCAGGGTTTCTGCTCCTTTATAATCTCCGCGGATAAAAAGCACTTCTGCCTTGCCGCTTTGCGCTTTGATATTGGCGGGCTCTTTTACCAGGAGCTCGTCATAGAGTTTCAGGCATTCGTCATATTTGCCTTTAATAAGGAGTTCCGTTGCCGGGTCCGCGTTTGGGGCGGGGCTCTGCGGCTGCTCCGCTTTTTCTGGTTCCGGTAGGGGTGTTTCATTCACCGCATCCTGCGCGGTAACGGTTATGGAAACGAGTAAAACTAAAATACAAGCTTTTAAGATTAATCCGGAAGCTTTAATCATAATCAATTCTCCTGATAGTTAATGTTATATTATTAAACAATCAAGTGACAAATAAGTCTAATAAAAAATTACGTATTGTTACTTTGTATTGGGCTCGACGATAGATTTGATGGTTTCTTTCATGATAGGCAGGGTGATTTTGGCGGTGGTGCCCTGGTTGCGCTTGCTTTCCAGCGTGATTTTGCCTCCGTGGTTTTCGATGATATTAAAGGCAACCGATAATCCCAGCCCGGTTCCTTTACCTGGCTCTTTGCTGGTATAAAAAAGGTCGAATGCCTGCTTGATTTCATTTTCGGACATGCCTATGCCGTCATCCTTGACCGAGATGGTCAGGGCGCGGGCGTTTACCTCGTGGAAGATCTCTATCTTGCCCCTGTTCGCATCGGGTTTCTGCTGCCTGACGGTAAGAATGGCGTCTATCGCGTTCATCATCAGGTTCAAAAATACCTGCTGTAGTTCATTACCTTCTCCGAAAATACTGGGCAGACTGAGCGGGACGGAATTTTCCACTGTGATATTATTGCTTTCAAGCCGGTGCTGGACCAGCAAGATGGCGCGGTCAATGACCGGTTTCAAATCCACCGCCTGCGGAGCCAGTTTCCTCGGGAAGAACTGCAATATTTTCTTTACCGTTTCCGCAATCCGGTCAAGCCCGTCTATGATTAAATCCAGGTATTCATCGGCTTTTTCCTTATCCAGTTTGCCGCCTTTCAGGGATTCCGCAGCGTTAATGATTCCTCCCAGAGGATTGTTTATTTCGTGGGCGATTCCGGCGGCAAGAGTGCCCGTTGCCGATAGGCGCTGGGCGATAATAAGCTGTTCCTCAGTGGTTTTTATCTTTACCTGTGCTTCTTCAATCTTCGTTTCCATGTGCCCGCGGTGTTCCTTGATTTCATTGAGCATCAGGTTGAAAGTGTTGATGAGGTTGGTTACCTCGTCATTGCCGCTGACAGGCTTGATTTCAACATTATAATCTCCCTTGGCGATATGGCTGCTTGTCTTTGAAAGTGTTTCGATTGGCTTAATGACCAATCTTGTCAGCAAGAAATAAATGCTCAGGATAAGGAGAATCGTTCCTAAGGGCATTATGAGGAGGATGATTACAATGGAATCCCACGGGTCAAATTTGGAAAGGGTAAGGTATTGCATATCCATCTTAACGCCGACCGATTTGCCGTCTTTGGGCATAATCAGCCAGGTGGAAACGTTGCTTCCATTGATAAAGACGTGAGAATCAATCCTCATCGCCATCATAAGGTCGTTATCCTGCTTATAGGCGGTGCGTTCTTGGCTTGATAGCGGTGCGCTTGATGAAAGCACTTCAAAATCGCTGTCTACAATCACCCATTTGGAAAAAAGACCGGTTGAATTGAGCCTTCCCTGGAGAATTTTCCAGTCGTTGATATTAGCCAGCCAGTCCTGGACGATTTTAAGGTTAAGCTGGGCGATTTCGTTCTGGGTGGCCTTGATACGCGTTTCGGTATCGACATAGAGGCTTAAAGTAAGAAGCCCCAGTATCAAGACCATTACACTGATAATGGCGATAAGTATTTTATAGCGCAGAGACATGGCAGTATTCTAGCTAATTTATAGTTTCCGGATTAAGTAAATCCGGTAATTACTTGCCGCCGCCGATATTCTGCATCAAGGAGACTAGCGGCATAAATAGCGCCACGACGATAAAGCCGACCGCGCCTCCCAAAAAGATAATAATCATCGGTTCAAGGATACTGGTTAGCGAGCCGACCAGGATATCCACTTCTGATTCATAAGTATCGGCTATTTTCATCAGCATCTTATCGAGTTCGCCGGTTTCCTCGCCGACTTCTATCATATCTATGACCATATCCTCAAAAACACCGCTTTGCCCTAGGGGACCAGCGATGCTTTCGCCTTCGCGGATACTGTCGTGTGTTTTCTGGATGGCCGCGGCAATGACTTCGTTGCCGATGGCGTTGCGGACGATAGTTAAGGCTTCCAGGATAGGCACGCCGCTGGCCAGGAGTGTTCCGAACGTCCGGCAAAAACGGGCGATAGCAGCTTTGCGGACGATTATTCCCAAAAGGGGCATTCTTAACCGCATCATATCAAGCGTGAATCTTCCCTTTTCCGAACGGCTCATCGCGACGAAAATCAGGTAAAACCCCAAGGGAATTCCCGGGATGAGGTACCAGAAATTCTGCACGGTTGTCGCAACGTTAAGCACTATCTGGGTCATCATCGGCAAGCCTTCCTTGCCGGCCAGTTCCTTAAAGACTTTCTCGAACTGCGGGATGACCTGTGTCATGATTACCGCCAGGATTATGACCGCCACGATAATGACTACCGCCGGATAAGCCATAGCGCCGATGACTTTTCTTTTTAATGCCTGTGATTTTTCCATGAATGTAGCCAGCCTGTTTAAGATGGTATCCAAAACGCCGCCGATTTCTCCGGCTTTAACCATGTTGACATATAGTTTGTCAAACGCCTTGGGATGTTTTGACATGGCGTCGGATAGGGTGCTGCCGCCTTCGACATCATCCGCGACATCCTGGACCATATATTTTAAAGGAGAAGGTTTTATCTGGTTAGA harbors:
- a CDS encoding tetratricopeptide repeat protein is translated as MIKASGLILKACILVLLVSITVTAQDAVNETPLPEPEKAEQPQSPAPNADPATELLIKGKYDECLKLYDELLVKEPANIKAQSGKAEVLFIRGDYKGAETLLDAIMKTDPNNLKARLLRCKLYMETGKYAETEKEAEVFTKLTEQDIQKLTSADDLITLAEGLWMFATRNGDLNTFHFVNNFVLPSVEELDKANPRLYTFWGTCYLDKDDIPEAINCFQSALKINPEYPQAILGMAYCQFMESPETTKAILEKLLAINPNYPEALELLALANLAEEQPDEALKSIDKALAINPNSISFNATKASIYYLNNDIKEFDKACAEIIKINPKPALFYYILGNNCASMFRMLYLDAQPFYKKAVELDPQLWAGYIALGLNGLKCGPEAEEEAIKLLEEAHNRDPFHPTVKNTLKLLDAIKAEFVEIKTEHFTIKLNKSEAEMLAPYMTELLEKAYKKFTDLYKFKPEPPLLCEVFPSMNDFSVRMTGLPGVDFALGVCFAKTFLVYSPEVQEKLRKRFHWGTVTVHEFKHIITLQLSKFRVPRWFTEGCSVWSEKLINPNWARTLETPIYQAYESGKLQHMESFTQKKGFDLLHTYLLSSIVIEYIYNKYGMDKIIAMLKGFGERKKQDVVFQECLGKSLSDFDKEFFQYFENDWIKRIKIRKQPRLKEEKTLNERLAKNTGDEEALSALARIALVKESLLEAQELADKALAINPKNTEALITMGDIFYHQSKRRYSTAIEYYNKALASGADDFGTHFKLGISYMKSDQAEKAIKEFNEAKRCFPSYIKYEDNPYYYLATIYENAGEAAKMAKELEDYVKIAYEDFATQMKVTDIYWKENKFDELIKVLENTVYLDPKDIALHARLGLAYWEKKDYAKALREYQVAIFLIKQLEENYSVNQKCSVFYAHMAEIYFESGDKEKAGTYVALALRKDQDNERAANLQKKLKE
- a CDS encoding HAMP domain-containing histidine kinase produces the protein MSLRYKILIAIISVMVLILGLLTLSLYVDTETRIKATQNEIAQLNLKIVQDWLANINDWKILQGRLNSTGLFSKWVIVDSDFEVLSSSAPLSSQERTAYKQDNDLMMAMRIDSHVFINGSNVSTWLIMPKDGKSVGVKMDMQYLTLSKFDPWDSIVIILLIMPLGTILLILSIYFLLTRLVIKPIETLSKTSSHIAKGDYNVEIKPVSGNDEVTNLINTFNLMLNEIKEHRGHMETKIEEAQVKIKTTEEQLIIAQRLSATGTLAAGIAHEINNPLGGIINAAESLKGGKLDKEKADEYLDLIIDGLDRIAETVKKILQFFPRKLAPQAVDLKPVIDRAILLVQHRLESNNITVENSVPLSLPSIFGEGNELQQVFLNLMMNAIDAILTVRQQKPDANRGKIEIFHEVNARALTISVKDDGIGMSENEIKQAFDLFYTSKEPGKGTGLGLSVAFNIIENHGGKITLESKRNQGTTAKITLPIMKETIKSIVEPNTK
- a CDS encoding type II secretion system F family protein, which codes for MAVFSYEAVDRSGKKFKSEIDAANGQEAADKIRKMGYFPTAVKEKAGAKSASPSAGQKGGPVGVVPGKKSGGFNLSRFGGVSNKQLSQFTTQLAVLQNAGLPLLRSLKILSNQIKPSPLKYMVQDVADDVEGGSTLSDAMSKHPKAFDKLYVNMVKAGEIGGVLDTILNRLATFMEKSQALKRKVIGAMAYPAVVIIVAVIILAVIMTQVIPQFEKVFKELAGKEGLPMMTQIVLNVATTVQNFWYLIPGIPLGFYLIFVAMSRSEKGRFTLDMMRLRMPLLGIIVRKAAIARFCRTFGTLLASGVPILEALTIVRNAIGNEVIAAAIQKTHDSIREGESIAGPLGQSGVFEDMVIDMIEVGEETGELDKMLMKIADTYESEVDILVGSLTSILEPMIIIFLGGAVGFIVVALFMPLVSLMQNIGGGK